GAACTTGTTTAATATCTCCTCTTCTCTTCTTCTCATAACCAATTTATCTTCGTCTAAAATATGATCATATCCCATAAGATGGAGTACTGAGTGAACAGTTAAATATATACATTCTCTTATAAAAGAATGATTAAATTCTATGCTCTGCTTTTTTGCTCTTTCTAGCGATAAAGCTATATCTCCCAGAATAAGCTTTCCATTATCTAAAAAAATTTCATCAAATTTATTTTCTCCAAAAACCTGACTATATACTCTTCCTTCAGGGTATTCAAGCATTGGAAAAGATAATACATCTGTCACCCTATGAATATCTCTCATTTCACCATTTATTCTTTTAATTTCATCGTTGTCAATTAATATAACTGAAACTTCATAATCTACAGTAACACCTTCTTCTCTAAGCGCATAGTCTATTATGTCTCTCATTATCTTTTCATCTTCTGAAGAAAATTTTATTTTATCTTGTCTGTTATCAATAAAAATCATAAACTATCTCCCTCTGCCTCTTCATTTGCGTATTTGAGATTTATCTATAGGGTATTCAATTCTTTGATGATAAATTCCATCTAAAGTCTTTAAAAAAGATTTTCTTATAATATCTATATCCTTTAAAGTTAAATCACAATTATCAAGCTGACCTTCATTTAGTCTGGATTTTATTATATTGTTAACCATTTCTTCAATCTTACCCCTTGTAGGATTAGAAATTGACCTTACAGAAGCTTCTACACTATCTGCCAGCATTATTACTGCATTCTCTTTAGTAGTTGGAATAGGTCCAGGATACTTAAAGCTCTCTTCACTTATATCCTCTGGCTTTTCACTTAGATTTTTCATAGTTATATAAAAATATTTTACTAAAGTAGTGCCATGGTGCTCTACTATAGTATCCTGTATTGCTTTTGGTAATTTATATTCCTTAGCTAACTCCAATCCATCTTTTACATGGGATATTATAACTAAAGCACTTAAATTAGGTGATATTTTATCATGAGGATTATCATTTCCAATTTGATTTTCTTTGAAAAAATAAGGCCTTATTATCTTTCCGATATCATGATAATAAGCACATACTCTAGTTAATACTGGATTACCTCCAATGTTTTCCGCTGCTACTTCTGCAATATTTGCTACTAGAATACTATGATGATAGGTCCCTGGTGCTTCCATTAACAATCTTTTCAATAAAGGTTGATTTGGATTGGACAGTTCTAAAAGCTTAACAGTAGTTACGATATCAAAAGTGCTTTCCAAAAATGGTAGAAACCCAACTGTCAATATAGCTGAAATGCAGGCACCCAAAAATGAAAATCCTGTTATCTTTAATACCTCTACAACATTATTACTAATTAAAAATCCCACCGAAAAAGTAATTAATGAATTTATTACAGCTACATAAATTGATGAATACAATATATCATTTCTCATCTGCATTTTCTTCAGTACAATTACAGGAAGTAGTGCACTGGTTACAGAAATAAGCGTTATCTGTGCATTAAATTCTACAACTCCACTAATAAGTATACAGTTCAATATACTTATAAATAAAGATACTTTATCATTTATTAAAAGTATCAAAAGCATCGGCATACAAGCTAAAGGAATTAAAAATGGAGAAATTATGTATATAGATCTAGCTAAAATTAATGAGATTATATTAAGCAAAAATATTAATATTAATTTGCTGTTATCCTTATATAAATCTTCATGAAATTTATATAAATAAAATATTTCTATAAATAATACAACTAAAATTAATACTGCAAGGTTAATATACATAAACCAATTAAAATTATTATTACTGTTTAAAAGGCCTAAATCCTGCAATATTTGTAATTGTTCTTTAGTTACTGGTTCTCCTTCTTTTACAATAATTTGATCTTTTTTTATTATTACTGGTGAAACTTTTTTTTCTGCACTATCTCTTATTTCATTGGTTTTATCTTCATCTAAAAAAAGATTCGGCTTTATATAAAAATTAGATATTTCAATTCCTAAATCATTTATATTCTTGGTGAATTTAGAATTAGTAAATTGTAAATTTACATAATCTTGAGCCTTTTTAATATCATCACTATTTCCTTCCCTTATATCATTAGAATATATACCTTTAATACTTTTTATTATTAACGCTCTGAGACTGTCGAATTCATCTTTATTCATAGTAATTAATGTATTAACATCCTGATCAGATAGATTATAGACTATAGAATTTCTTATATTAAAAGATTTTTGATTTACATCCACATTGGAATTTCTTATATTATTTATTTTATCAAAATTGTTATTTAAATCTGATTCTGAATTTACACCTACTTCTGTCCTTTTATTATATTGCTGACCTACTGAATTTGCTGCTTGTTTTCTTCTAGCATCTGTTGCTAATCTATCTTCTACTTCTCTTGAAGCTTTTATATCTACCTTTGCTATATCCCCTTCTTTAAGATCATATTTTTGAGTTACAACAGAACTAAGCATAATTAAGTAGATTATAATAAATGTAATTATATATATATATATCTTTGAAATACTTTTCTTTTCTATCAAATCTATTACTTTCATAATAATTCACCCTTTTGTTTATCTAAAATATCCTATCTTGTGATTTTAAATTTTTCAAACTATTTTGCATCTTCTGCTATATTCTCTTCTGTAGTTACCAGTACTCTTACTCTGCAAGTATTTCCTTCTATGCTGCTTTCCACCGATTTATCAATAACATCAACAGATTTATCAAAATTCATTAATATATTTTTATATATAGAATCTGCTGTTTTATTTACGAGAACCTTAGGGTCTTCTTTTATATTTTTTTCCTGAGTTTCATAATACATTTCCTTTTTTATGAAATTATTATTCTCTTCTATTTTATCATACTTAGCAAATTTATTTAAACTATTTTTCAAATAAAATTTTTTACCCAATATAGATATATAATAGTTTGCAAACTGATTACCTGTCCTATTTTTTTCCTTTCTCAATAAAGATACAGTTCTTGTTTCTTCATAATAAATTTTTGCTATAACACTGCCACTAGCATGTACCTCATATTCACTGCCTTCATTCCCTTGCTCGCCTTTAACTATAATCTGCCCTTTTTTCACTATGTCTCCTGGCTTTACTACTGACGTTCCAGCCTTTGTATATATTCTTACTATCTGTCCATCTTTTTTTGCCATGAGATCACAGGGACTATCATCTCTTACAACTTCCGGGGGCGCTTGTCTTTCTGTTGTAGTTACTTTAAGTTTAGACCCTTGAATTCTTACTCTTACCCACATTATATTGTCATTATTAGTTTTTAATTTCTCCTCTATATCATATACATTTATCTTTTTTTTATTTATTCCAGGAGTTATACCAATATTTTTGAGTTCTTCCCTTATTTCATAAGGTGCAATATTCTTTTCAGTAGTTATATCAATCCCCCATATATAATTTGACAGGTAGGATATGATTCCTATGAACAAAAACACTCCTATAACCATAGATATTCGCCTTTTTACTTTTATTTTTAAAAATATCATTCCTCTTCTATTTAGTATTTTTATCTTACTATTTGTCCTAGAAGCTAAATCTTTCACCTTGTAGTAATTATTAAAACTTGTATCAAAAGTTATTACATTTATACTATTTCTCTTTATATTACTTATAACTATTCCATGAGACCATAATATATTTATAATTCTCTCTATCTGTTTAGATTGAAGCTGTACTGTTATAGTTCCGTTTTTATACTCTCTAAAATTAAATTTATTTCCCATTCTACTTCCCCTCATATTCCATAGACTTAAAGACACCACTTAGCACTATAGTAGTACCTGAAATAAATAAAATCTCAAAATTACTTCCTTCTATACCTATATTGCCAAGACTGGATTTTATTCTTATAAAATTATCGCTGAACTGCAAAATCCCCTGATGATTCTCAATGGTTATTTCATCGTTGCCAACTATAGTTATCTTCGGTATATTTAAAATCACATCTGCAGGTATATCTAATTTTTCCGCCAAATCCTTTTTAACCTTTGAAATTCTATTCTGCATACTCCCATCCTTTAATCCACAAAATGCTCTTATATAAATTTATGAAGGAAAAATAGATTTAATTACTCAAAAAAATAAAAAGCCCGGTAAAACCGGACTTAACATATTACATTATTTATTTAAATATTCTTTTACTAGGCTGCTCACCTTACTATTATCAGCACGTCCCTTAGTTTTAGGAACAATAGCAGCCATAACTTTTCCCATATCTTTTATGCTATTAGCACCAACTTCACTAGCTGCACTTTTTATTATATCTTTTATTTCGTCTTCTGTTAACTGCTGAGGAAGGTAACTCATAAGAATTTCAATTTCAGCATTAGCTGTATCAACTAAATCTTGTCGTTTGCCTTTTTTAAATTCAAGCAAAGCGTCACGTCTTGACTTAACTTCCTTTGCTAAAACTTCAATAATTTCTTCGTCATTTAACTTAACTACTTTAGTCTTTTCAATTTGTAAGATAGCAGCCTTGGCCATACTAATTACATTAGCTTTAAATTTATCCTTACCTTTTAAGGCATCTTTCCAATCCTGCTGTAGCTTTTCCTTAAGGGACATCTGTCTACCTTCTTTCAAAACCCTATTTAAACTTTCTTTTCCTAGCAGCTTCTGATTTTTTCTTTCTCTTCACGCTAGGTTTTTCA
This genomic window from Clostridium pasteurianum DSM 525 = ATCC 6013 contains:
- the ybeY gene encoding rRNA maturation RNase YbeY, which gives rise to MIFIDNRQDKIKFSSEDEKIMRDIIDYALREEGVTVDYEVSVILIDNDEIKRINGEMRDIHRVTDVLSFPMLEYPEGRVYSQVFGENKFDEIFLDNGKLILGDIALSLERAKKQSIEFNHSFIRECIYLTVHSVLHLMGYDHILDEDKLVMRRREEEILNKFNINR
- a CDS encoding HD family phosphohydrolase is translated as MKVIDLIEKKSISKIYIYIITFIIIYLIMLSSVVTQKYDLKEGDIAKVDIKASREVEDRLATDARRKQAANSVGQQYNKRTEVGVNSESDLNNNFDKINNIRNSNVDVNQKSFNIRNSIVYNLSDQDVNTLITMNKDEFDSLRALIIKSIKGIYSNDIREGNSDDIKKAQDYVNLQFTNSKFTKNINDLGIEISNFYIKPNLFLDEDKTNEIRDSAEKKVSPVIIKKDQIIVKEGEPVTKEQLQILQDLGLLNSNNNFNWFMYINLAVLILVVLFIEIFYLYKFHEDLYKDNSKLILIFLLNIISLILARSIYIISPFLIPLACMPMLLILLINDKVSLFISILNCILISGVVEFNAQITLISVTSALLPVIVLKKMQMRNDILYSSIYVAVINSLITFSVGFLISNNVVEVLKITGFSFLGACISAILTVGFLPFLESTFDIVTTVKLLELSNPNQPLLKRLLMEAPGTYHHSILVANIAEVAAENIGGNPVLTRVCAYYHDIGKIIRPYFFKENQIGNDNPHDKISPNLSALVIISHVKDGLELAKEYKLPKAIQDTIVEHHGTTLVKYFYITMKNLSEKPEDISEESFKYPGPIPTTKENAVIMLADSVEASVRSISNPTRGKIEEMVNNIIKSRLNEGQLDNCDLTLKDIDIIRKSFLKTLDGIYHQRIEYPIDKSQIRK
- the yqfD gene encoding sporulation protein YqfD — translated: MGNKFNFREYKNGTITVQLQSKQIERIINILWSHGIVISNIKRNSINVITFDTSFNNYYKVKDLASRTNSKIKILNRRGMIFLKIKVKRRISMVIGVFLFIGIISYLSNYIWGIDITTEKNIAPYEIREELKNIGITPGINKKKINVYDIEEKLKTNNDNIMWVRVRIQGSKLKVTTTERQAPPEVVRDDSPCDLMAKKDGQIVRIYTKAGTSVVKPGDIVKKGQIIVKGEQGNEGSEYEVHASGSVIAKIYYEETRTVSLLRKEKNRTGNQFANYYISILGKKFYLKNSLNKFAKYDKIEENNNFIKKEMYYETQEKNIKEDPKVLVNKTADSIYKNILMNFDKSVDVIDKSVESSIEGNTCRVRVLVTTEENIAEDAK
- the yqfC gene encoding sporulation protein YqfC — its product is MQNRISKVKKDLAEKLDIPADVILNIPKITIVGNDEITIENHQGILQFSDNFIRIKSSLGNIGIEGSNFEILFISGTTIVLSGVFKSMEYEGK
- a CDS encoding GatB/YqeY domain-containing protein, producing the protein MSLKEKLQQDWKDALKGKDKFKANVISMAKAAILQIEKTKVVKLNDEEIIEVLAKEVKSRRDALLEFKKGKRQDLVDTANAEIEILMSYLPQQLTEDEIKDIIKSAASEVGANSIKDMGKVMAAIVPKTKGRADNSKVSSLVKEYLNK